In Salinarimonas sp., a genomic segment contains:
- a CDS encoding methyl-accepting chemotaxis protein, with the protein MLAALKPRQANAADVDFRRMADALPSAVMLCEIASFDIVYANPRSVALLETIRHALPVDPQRIVGASLDVFHKAPERQRRMLADPKNLPHTARIELGAEHLALEITALHDARGRYRWAVLTWNVVTEAVERERQTQRLLTMIDDMPINVMTCDPQTYVIDYLNKASLATLKRIEAHLPIEADTVLGSSIDVFHKRPTHQHRMLSEPESTMPMSSNIKVGPETLNLKISAIRDAAGAYLGPMVTWSVITDNVRLAASVEEAVSAMARTSEDTGRSAESMANTAERAQSMAASVSAATEEMAASIAEIATQVTSASGMASATRTRAGDADGVVQTLAHEAADIGSITETIESIAAQTNLLALNATIEAARAGAAGRGFAVVAAEVKQLATQTAKATSEIRMRIEKIQGMTGDTVEAIKTIVSEIGSLSSISSQIAAAVEEQSAAVREINDHMSGVNDAARDTGGAADDVRRVAGDLDATAKRLTEEVARFLKTRD; encoded by the coding sequence ATGCTCGCCGCGCTGAAGCCCCGCCAAGCCAATGCCGCCGACGTCGATTTCCGCCGCATGGCCGACGCCCTGCCGAGCGCCGTCATGCTCTGCGAGATCGCGAGCTTCGACATCGTCTACGCCAACCCGCGCTCGGTGGCGCTGCTGGAGACGATCCGGCACGCGCTGCCGGTCGACCCACAGCGGATCGTCGGCGCCTCGCTCGACGTCTTCCACAAGGCGCCCGAGCGCCAGCGGCGCATGCTGGCGGACCCGAAGAACCTGCCGCACACGGCCAGAATCGAGCTCGGCGCCGAGCACCTCGCTCTCGAGATCACCGCGCTCCACGACGCGCGCGGGCGCTATCGCTGGGCCGTGCTGACCTGGAACGTGGTCACGGAGGCGGTGGAGCGCGAGCGCCAGACACAGCGGCTGCTGACCATGATCGACGACATGCCGATCAACGTGATGACCTGCGACCCGCAGACCTACGTCATCGACTATCTCAACAAGGCGAGCCTCGCGACGCTGAAGCGGATCGAGGCGCATCTGCCGATCGAGGCCGACACGGTGCTCGGCTCCTCCATCGACGTCTTCCACAAGCGCCCGACGCATCAGCACCGCATGCTCTCCGAGCCCGAGAGCACGATGCCGATGAGCTCGAACATCAAGGTCGGGCCCGAGACGCTCAACCTGAAGATCTCCGCCATCCGCGACGCGGCCGGCGCCTATCTCGGGCCGATGGTGACCTGGTCGGTGATCACCGACAACGTCCGCCTCGCCGCCAGCGTGGAGGAGGCGGTCTCGGCCATGGCGCGCACGTCCGAGGATACGGGACGCTCGGCGGAGTCCATGGCGAATACCGCGGAGCGGGCGCAGTCCATGGCGGCCTCGGTGAGCGCCGCCACCGAGGAGATGGCCGCCTCCATCGCCGAGATCGCGACGCAGGTGACCTCGGCCTCCGGCATGGCGAGCGCCACGCGCACCCGCGCCGGCGATGCCGACGGCGTCGTCCAGACCCTCGCCCACGAGGCCGCCGACATCGGCTCGATCACCGAGACCATCGAGAGCATCGCCGCGCAGACGAACCTGCTCGCCCTCAACGCCACCATCGAGGCCGCCCGCGCCGGCGCGGCCGGGCGCGGCTTCGCCGTCGTCGCCGCCGAGGTGAAGCAGCTCGCCACCCAGACCGCCAAGGCGACGAGCGAGATCCGGATGCGGATCGAGAAGATCCAGGGCATGACCGGGGACACGGTGGAGGCCATCAAGACCATCGTCTCCGAGATCGGCTCCCTGTCCTCGATCTCCTCCCAGATCGCCGCGGCGGTCGAGGAGCAATCCGCCGCCGTGCGGGAGATCAACGACCACATGAGCGGCGTCAACGACGCCGCCCGCGACACCGGCGGCGCGGCCGACGACGTCCGCCGCGTGGCCGGCGACCTCGACGCGACGGCCAAGCGCCTCACCGAGGAGGTGGCGCGCTTCCTGAAGACGCGGGATTGA
- a CDS encoding SDR family oxidoreductase, whose product MAGRLEGKIALVTAAGQGIGRAIAEACAREGAVVIATTLEPEQLEGLDAARRAKLDARDTQAVNALAAEIARDYGGVDVLANCAGFVAHGTVLDCDEREWDFSFDLNVKSMHRTIKAFLPGMLERGGGSIVNISSGASSLKAAPNRYVYGATKAAVIGLTKAVAIDFIKQGVRCNAICPGTIQSPSLDDRIAAQARGGQDEAAVRAAFVARQPMGRLGTVEEIAAAAVYLAADESAFTTGTTLVVDGGWTL is encoded by the coding sequence ATGGCGGGACGTCTGGAGGGCAAGATCGCCCTGGTGACCGCGGCGGGACAGGGCATCGGGCGGGCCATCGCCGAGGCCTGCGCCCGCGAGGGCGCGGTGGTGATCGCGACGACCCTGGAGCCCGAGCAGCTCGAGGGCCTCGACGCGGCGCGCCGGGCGAAGCTCGACGCGCGCGACACGCAGGCCGTGAACGCGCTCGCCGCCGAGATCGCCCGCGATTACGGCGGGGTCGACGTCTTGGCCAACTGCGCCGGGTTCGTCGCCCATGGTACGGTGCTCGACTGCGACGAGCGCGAGTGGGACTTCTCCTTCGACCTGAACGTCAAGTCGATGCACCGCACGATCAAGGCCTTCCTGCCCGGCATGCTGGAGCGCGGCGGCGGCTCGATCGTCAACATCTCGTCGGGCGCCTCCTCGCTCAAGGCCGCGCCGAATCGCTACGTCTACGGCGCCACCAAGGCCGCCGTGATCGGCCTGACCAAGGCGGTGGCGATCGACTTCATCAAGCAGGGCGTGCGCTGCAACGCCATCTGCCCGGGCACGATCCAGTCTCCCTCCCTCGACGACCGCATCGCCGCCCAGGCGCGCGGCGGCCAGGACGAGGCCGCGGTGCGCGCCGCCTTCGTGGCGCGCCAGCCCATGGGCCGGCTCGGCACGGTGGAGGAGATCGCCGCCGCGGCCGTCTACCTCGCCGCCGACGAGAGCGCCTTCACCACCGGCACGACGCTGGTGGTCGACGGCGGCTGGACGCTCTGA
- the trmD gene encoding tRNA (guanosine(37)-N1)-methyltransferase TrmD, giving the protein MSAPGERAAAPDAAPWRASVLTLYPEMFPGPLGLSLSGEALARGAWTLEARNIRDFGRGRHRSVDDTPAGGGPGMVIRADVLAEALDAAAPPDDPRPRLLMSPRGRPLRQDFVRELVAGPGALIVCGRFEGVDERVIEGRGLIEVSIGDYVLSGGEIAAMVLLDAVVRLLPGVMGAHASGEEESFEGGLLEYPHYTRPRDWEGRTIPDVLLSGNHAAIARWRRERARALTRARRPDLLPDDDASR; this is encoded by the coding sequence GTGAGCGCGCCCGGCGAGAGAGCCGCCGCGCCGGATGCGGCGCCCTGGCGCGCGAGCGTGCTGACCCTCTATCCCGAGATGTTCCCGGGCCCGCTCGGGCTCTCCCTGTCCGGCGAGGCGCTGGCGCGCGGCGCCTGGACGCTCGAGGCCCGCAACATCCGCGATTTCGGCCGCGGCCGGCATCGGTCGGTGGACGACACGCCCGCCGGCGGCGGCCCGGGCATGGTGATCCGCGCCGACGTCCTCGCCGAGGCGCTCGACGCCGCCGCGCCCCCCGACGACCCGCGCCCGCGGCTGCTGATGAGCCCGCGCGGCCGGCCGCTGCGGCAGGACTTCGTGCGCGAGCTCGTCGCCGGCCCCGGCGCGCTGATCGTCTGCGGGCGCTTCGAGGGCGTCGACGAGCGGGTGATCGAGGGCCGCGGCCTGATCGAGGTCTCGATCGGCGACTACGTGCTCTCCGGCGGCGAGATCGCCGCCATGGTCCTGCTCGACGCGGTCGTGCGCCTCCTCCCCGGCGTGATGGGCGCGCACGCGTCGGGCGAGGAGGAGAGCTTCGAGGGCGGGCTCCTCGAATATCCGCACTACACCCGCCCGCGGGACTGGGAGGGGCGCACGATCCCGGACGTGCTGCTGTCGGGCAACCACGCCGCCATCGCGCGCTGGCGCCGCGAGCGGGCGCGCGCCCTCACCCGCGCCCGCCGGCCGGACCTCCTGCCGGACGACGACGCGAGCCGCTGA
- the rsmB gene encoding 16S rRNA (cytosine(967)-C(5))-methyltransferase RsmB yields the protein MADTHPPAGLGARRLALAVVEETLRVRRALDDVLAARAPAAALDARDLGLSRAIAVTGLRRLGTIRRALAERLEKPMRDPRVEALLVVGAAQILFLDVPDHAAVGTAVDLAREDPRLARAGGLVNAVLRRIAREREAILAEADADPFRDTPDWLAARWTAAYGEARAAAIARANRGEAALDLTVKADPEGWAERLGARLLPTGTLRIAARTPVPELPGYDEGAWWVQDAAAALPARLLAPRPGERIADLCAAPGGKTAQLATAGASVLAVDRSDKRLARLSENLARLGLAAETRAVDALALDEAELFDAVLLDAPCSSTGTLRRHPDVAWTKTAEDIVRLADLQQRLIDKAARLTKPGGRLVYCTCSLEPEEGEAQAAAFLTRHPGFVRDPLRPDEIGGAADLIDPQGDLRALPHLGLAPDAPGVDGFFAARFVRRA from the coding sequence GTGGCCGACACCCATCCTCCGGCGGGCCTCGGCGCCCGCCGCCTCGCTCTCGCCGTCGTCGAGGAGACCCTGCGCGTGCGCCGGGCGCTCGACGACGTCCTCGCGGCGCGGGCGCCCGCGGCGGCGCTCGACGCGCGCGATCTGGGGCTTTCCCGCGCCATCGCGGTCACCGGCCTGCGCCGGCTCGGGACGATCCGGCGCGCCCTCGCCGAGCGCCTGGAGAAGCCGATGCGCGATCCCCGCGTCGAGGCGCTCCTCGTGGTCGGCGCGGCGCAGATCCTGTTTCTCGACGTGCCCGACCACGCGGCGGTCGGCACCGCCGTCGATCTCGCCCGCGAGGACCCGCGCCTCGCCCGCGCCGGCGGCCTGGTCAACGCCGTCCTGCGCCGGATCGCCCGCGAGCGCGAGGCGATCCTCGCCGAGGCGGACGCCGACCCGTTCCGCGACACGCCGGACTGGCTCGCCGCGCGCTGGACGGCCGCCTACGGCGAGGCGCGCGCCGCCGCGATCGCCCGCGCCAATCGCGGCGAGGCGGCGCTCGACCTGACCGTGAAGGCCGACCCGGAGGGCTGGGCGGAGCGGCTCGGCGCGCGGCTCCTGCCGACGGGCACGCTGCGGATCGCGGCCCGCACGCCCGTGCCGGAGCTTCCCGGCTACGACGAGGGCGCCTGGTGGGTGCAGGACGCCGCCGCGGCGCTGCCCGCGCGGCTCCTCGCACCGCGGCCCGGCGAGCGGATCGCCGATCTCTGCGCCGCGCCCGGCGGCAAGACCGCCCAGCTCGCGACCGCCGGCGCGTCGGTCCTCGCCGTCGACCGCTCCGACAAGCGCCTCGCGCGGCTCTCCGAGAACCTCGCCCGCCTCGGGCTCGCGGCCGAGACCCGCGCCGTCGACGCGCTGGCGCTCGACGAGGCCGAGCTCTTCGACGCCGTCCTGCTCGACGCGCCCTGCTCCTCCACCGGGACCCTGCGCCGGCACCCGGACGTCGCCTGGACCAAGACCGCCGAGGACATCGTCAGGCTCGCCGACCTGCAGCAGCGCCTGATCGACAAGGCCGCGCGGCTGACGAAGCCGGGCGGGCGGCTCGTCTACTGCACCTGCTCGCTGGAGCCCGAGGAGGGCGAGGCGCAGGCGGCGGCCTTCCTCACGCGCCATCCGGGTTTCGTGCGCGATCCCCTCCGCCCCGACGAGATCGGCGGCGCGGCGGATCTGATCGACCCCCAGGGCGACCTGCGCGCCCTGCCGCATCTGGGCCTCGCCCCGGACGCGCCGGGCGTCGACGGATTTTTCGCCGCCCGCTTCGTCCGGCGCGCGTGA
- the denD gene encoding D-erythronate dehydrogenase has translation MHVLVTGAAGMIGAKLVRRLVAEGRLGGCAIARATLHDVVAPAAPEGAPFAVETLAADIGDPATATRLVEGRPDVIVHLAAIVSGEAEADFDKGYRINLDGTRALFDAIRSAGEDYRPRVVFASSIAVFGAPLPEPIPDEHFLTPLTSYGTQKAMGEMLLADYTRRGILDGVGIRLPTICVRPGRPNKAASGFFSGIIREPLAGEEGVLPVSEDVRHWHASPRSAVGFLLHAATIDGEAIGPRRNLTMPGVSVTVGEQLAALERVAGPAVAKRIRREPDETIARIVAGWPRSFDARRAEALGFTAERSFDEIIRVHIEDELGGRIPG, from the coding sequence ATGCACGTTCTCGTCACCGGCGCCGCCGGCATGATCGGCGCGAAGCTCGTGCGCCGCCTCGTCGCCGAGGGTCGCCTCGGCGGGTGCGCGATCGCCCGCGCCACGCTCCACGACGTCGTCGCGCCGGCGGCGCCGGAGGGCGCGCCCTTCGCCGTCGAGACGCTCGCCGCCGACATCGGCGATCCCGCCACCGCGACGCGCCTCGTCGAGGGGCGTCCGGACGTGATCGTCCACCTCGCCGCCATCGTCTCCGGCGAGGCCGAGGCCGATTTCGACAAGGGCTACCGCATCAATCTCGACGGCACGCGCGCGCTCTTCGACGCCATCCGGTCGGCCGGCGAGGACTACCGCCCCCGCGTCGTCTTCGCCTCCTCGATCGCCGTCTTCGGCGCGCCGCTGCCCGAGCCGATCCCGGACGAGCATTTCCTCACCCCGTTGACCAGCTACGGCACGCAGAAGGCGATGGGCGAGATGCTGCTCGCCGACTACACCCGCCGCGGTATCCTCGACGGCGTCGGCATCCGCCTCCCGACGATCTGCGTGCGGCCGGGCCGGCCCAACAAGGCGGCCTCGGGCTTCTTCTCGGGCATCATCCGCGAGCCGCTCGCGGGCGAGGAGGGCGTGCTCCCCGTCTCGGAGGACGTGCGCCACTGGCACGCCTCGCCGCGCTCGGCGGTAGGGTTCCTGCTCCATGCGGCGACGATCGACGGCGAGGCCATCGGCCCGCGCCGGAACCTCACCATGCCGGGCGTCTCTGTGACGGTGGGCGAGCAGCTCGCCGCCCTGGAGCGCGTCGCCGGTCCCGCCGTGGCGAAGCGCATCCGCCGGGAGCCGGACGAGACCATCGCGCGCATCGTCGCCGGCTGGCCGCGCAGCTTCGACGCCCGCCGCGCGGAGGCGCTCGGCTTCACGGCGGAGCGCTCGTTCGACGAGATCATCCGCGTTCACATCGAGGACGAGCTCGGCGGCCGCATCCCGGGGTGA